In Bactrocera oleae isolate idBacOlea1 chromosome 3, idBacOlea1, whole genome shotgun sequence, a genomic segment contains:
- the bib gene encoding neurogenic protein big brain isoform X2, whose product MAALTQCFIHISGAHINPAVTLAACIIRAISPIRAAMYITAQCGGGIAGAALLYGVTVPGYQGNLQAAISHSASLAAWERFGVEFSLTFVVVLTYFVSTDSMKRFMGNSATTVGSAYSACSFVSMPYLNPARSLGPSFVLNKWDNHWVYWFGPLVGGIASGLLFEYVFSTRRNSRAHKPNVDNDSSSIHSEDELNFDLDVEKSHMPAKYPQSTYPRGQASTKTAIPSNTGTIPGGANYCQNLYTAPPLNKFDQSEPLYGGTRSLYCRSPTLTRTNLNRSQSVYTKSNTAINREIVPRPGPLVPAQSLYGMRMTQTQTQAQSSHLQNQNVQNQLQQRSESIYGIRGSTRQHQQSHQQQHQQQQHQQSHQQQSQQQLQHHQQQQHHQQHHHQHQPAQQSQLHQPPQPTNQDGQQGFQPVYGTRHNPNPLDGNLKYDRRPESAYGMAMHRNRGQSAQSDDSSYGSYHGSAVTPPARNPNSGEPILMYAPPPPMTSSHSQVVAPPSIRTQSERKVTAPVVVSQPPQIATGVVTYTASSGQGMPPPPQQTTQQQPQQQPPSQQQQQSQQQQILTQQHQPSQQQQQHYGMLPMRTN is encoded by the exons TGTTACCGTACCTGGATATCAGGGAAATCTACAAGCAGCAATATCTCACAGCGCGTCATTGGCCGCCTGGGAACGATTTGGTGTGGAGTTTAGCCTGACTTTTGTCGTTGTACTCACTTATTTTGTTTCAACCGACTCCATGAAGCGTTTTATGGGCAACTCGGCCACTACAGTGGGGTCTGCGTATAGTGCTTGCAGTTTTGTTTCT ATGCCTTACTTAAATCCGGCTCGTTCGTTAGGCCCATCTTTTGTACTTAATAAGTGGGATAATCATTGGGTCTATTGGTTTGGCCCACTTGTCGGCGGCATTGCATCCGGCTTGCTATTCGAATATGTTTTCAGTACGCGCCGAAACTCACGTGCTCACAAACCAAATGTTGATAACGACTCTTCCTCCATACATTCCGAAGATGAACTTAACTTCGATTTAGACGTTGAAAAGTCACACATGCCTGCTAAATACCCTCAGAGTACATATCCACGCGGACAAGCGAGTACAAAAACGGCGATCCCAAGTAACACTGGTACTATTCCAGGTGGAGCAAACTATTGCCAGAATTTGTATACAGCACCTCCTCTTAATAAATTTGATCAGTCAGAGCCATTGTATGGTGGCACACGTTCCCTGTACTGTCGCTCACCCACACTCACACGTACAAACCTAAATCGTTCACAGTCTGTATACACCAAGAGTAACACAGCTATTAATCGGGAGATTGTACCTCGTCCGGGGCCATTAGTACCGGCACAAAGCTTATACGGCATGCGTATGACACAGACCCAAACACAAGCTCAGTCATCGCATTTACAAAATCAGAATGTACAGAATCAGTTACAGCAACGTTCAGAGAGCATATACGGTATAAGGGGATCAACAAGGCAACATCAACAATCTCATCAGCAACagcatcaacaacagcaacatcaacaatCTCATCAGCAACAGTCacaacaacagctgcaacatcatcagcaacaacaacatcatcaaCAACATCACCATCAACATCAACCAGCACAACAATCACAACTTCACCAACCACCACAACCCACAAATCAAGATGGTCAACAGGGCTTTCAGCCTGTATATGGTACACGTCATAACCCAAATCCACTCGATGGTAATCTTAAATACGATCGTCGGCCTGAGTCGGCGTACGGCATGGCCATGCATCGGAACCGTGGCCAATCGGCACAATCGGATGACAGTTCATATGGATCATATCATGGTTCAGCAGTAACCCCACCAGCACGTAATCCAAATTCTGGCGAACCGATTCTCATGTATGCCCCACCCCCACCGATGACATCGAGTCATTCCCAAGTCGTTGCTCCACCATCCATTCGTACGCAGTCGGAGCGCAAAGTAACAGCACCAGTTGTCGTGTCTCAGCCGCCGCAAATAGCGACCGGTGTAGTCACATATACTGCGAGTTCCGGTCAAGGTATGCCACCACCACCTCAACAGACGACGCAACAACAACCTCAGCAGCAACCtccatcacaacaacaacagcaatcgcaacaacaacaaatcctCACTCAGCAACATCAACCttcccaacaacaacaacaacattatggTATGTTACCAATGCGGACCAATTGA